GGTGTTCGGCGCAGTGGCGGTTGCGGCCGGGTCCCCGGCGAGCGCGGCGCGGCTTTCGACCACCGCCGAAACGCTCGATCCGCTCTATTTCTTCTACCGCCACCTCGCCTGGCAGGCGGTGGGGATCGCCACCATGGTCGGCGTCTCGATGCTCGACCGCGACAGCGCGCGGCGGCTCGGCATCGTGCTCGCGGTGATCATGACCTTCTGCTTGTTCCTCGTCCCGGTCATCGGCACCGAAGTGAACGGCGCGCGCCGCTGGCTGACGATCGGCCTGCGCTTCCAGCCGTCCGAATTCGTCAATCCCGGTTTCGCGGTGTTCACCGCCTGGATTCTCTCCTGGCGGGTGCGCGATTCGAACCTCCCCGTCATCGCGCTCTCCGGCATTGCACTCGCCATTCCGGTTTTCCTGATCATGATGCAGCCCAATCTCGGCGGCACGATCCTGCTGATCGCCACCTGGTTCGTCTCGATCCTGCTGGCCGGCGCGCCGATCAAGCGGCTGGGAATGCTGGCGGGCGGCGGCGTGGCGCTGCTCACCGCGACCTATTTCCTCTACGACAACGCCCGCCACCGCATCGACAGCTTCATGGGCGGCGGCACGGCCTTCGACCAGGTCGACCTTGCCGAACGCACCCTGCTGGCGGGTGGGCTGACCGGCAGCGGCTACGGCCTCGGCATCCGCAAAATGAATTTGCCGGAGGCGCATACCGACTACATCTTCTCGGTGATCGGGGAAGAATTCGGACTGATCGTTTGCGGGATCGTCGTCCTGTTCTATCTCGCCATCGTGGCCCGTGTCCTGATGAAGCTGATCGACGAGGACGATTTGTTCGCGCTGCTCGCCGGCGCGGGGCTTGCCGCGCTGTTCGGCGGGCAGGCCTTCATCAACATCCTCGTCAATCTCCAGCTCTTCCCGTCGAAGGGGATGACGCTGCCGCTGGTGAGCTATGGCGGTTCCTCCACGATCGCCACCTGCCTCACGGTCGGGCTGCTGTTGGCGATCACCAAACGCAATCCCTTCCTCAAGCGCGAGACGCGCGGGCTGGCCGATCTGATCGGCTGGCAGGAAAAGCGCGAGCGCGGCGAAACCGTGCTGCGGCGAGAGATATTTCCATGAGCGACGTCCAGACGAAAGCCGGGCGGCACTACGTCCTCGCTGCGGGTGGCACCGGAGGGCATCTCCTGCCCGCCTTCGCCTTAGCGACCGAGCTGGAACGGCGCGGCCATCACGTCGCGCTGATCACCGATGCGCGGGGGGAGGCCATTCCCGGCAAGCCCGGCTTCATGCCTTCGCACGTGCTGCCGGTCGGTCGCTTCACCAAGAATCCGCTCGGCTGGTTCGCCGCGATCAAGGCCGTGCTCCAGGGTCGCAGCATGGCGCTGCGCCTGTTCGACAGTTTCGAGCCGAGCGCTGTGGTCGGCTTCGGCGGCTACCCCTCGATCCCCGCGGTGCTGGCGGCGACCGGGCGGGGCATCCCGACCGTGCTTCACGAACAGAACGCGGTGCTGGGCCGCGTGAACCGCCTGTTCGCCGGCCGGGTTCAGGCGCTCGCCACCGCCTATCCCGAGATCGACCGGCTGAAGGCGAAGCACCGGGGTAAGGTGCATCTGGTCGGCAATCCGGTTCGCGCCGAAGTCCTGACCCTGCGTGACGAGGATTACCCCGCCTTGCCCGAGGACGGTGTGCTGCGCGTGCTCGTGACCGGCGGCAGCCAGGGTGCACGGGTGCTGAGCGAGGTGGTGCCCGACGGGCTCGCCATGCTCCCACCGGCCCTGCGCCAGCGCCTCCAGGTCACCCAGCAGTGCCGGCCCGAGGATCTGGAGGCGGTGCGCCAGCGCTATCGCAGCCACGACATCCCAGCCGAGCTCGGCACCTATTTCGAGAACATGGCCTCGCGCCTCGCCGACGCACACCTGTTCATCGGCCGCGCCGGGGCCTCGACCATCGCGGAGCTGACCGCCGTCGGCCGGCCCGCGATCCTGATCCCCCTGCCGATCGCGACCGACGATCACCAGGCGGCGAATACGCGTGAGATCGCGAAGGCGGGTGGCGCGCGGATGATCCGCCAGCACGCCTTCACCGCCAAGGAACTTGCCAAACAGATCATGGCGCTGTCAGACAATCCCAGGGGGCTCGGCAAGGCAGCCCACGCCGCGTGGAATTGCGGCCGCCCCGACGCGGTGAAGGACCTTGCCGATCTGGTCGAAAGCTTTGGCGGCGCCGAAATGATGGACGTGATCCGCGTCGGCGCGAACAATGCGCGCGGCGCCAGCCAGGGCGTGGCCGTGGGTCAGGGCGCGGCACGGGAGCGGACGCAATGAAGGGCGTTCCGACCGACATTGGCACGATCCACTTCGTCGGCATCGGCGGGATCGGCATGTCCGGCATCGCCGAGGTGATGGGCAATCTCGGCTACAGTGTGCAGGGCTCGGACATCGCGGAAAGCGCCACGGTCGAGCGGCTGCGCGCGCGCGGCATCCCGGTGGCGATCGGTCATGCGGCTGAAAACGTCGAGCGCGCGGCGGTGGTCGTCACCTCGACCGCGGTCAAGCGGACCAATCCCGAAGTCGCCGCCGCGCTCGAGGCGCGCATCCCGGTCGTCCGCCGCGCCGAGATGCTGGCCGAGCTGATGCGCCTGAAATCGACCATCGCGGTCGCTGGCACCCACGGAAAGACGACGACGACCAGCATGATTGCCGCGCTGCTCGATGCGGGCGATGTCGATCCCACCGTCATCAATGGCGGGATCATCGAGCAATACGGCTCGAACGCGCGGTTGGGCGACAGCGACTGGATGGTGGTCGAGGCGGACGAGAGCGATGGCAGTTTC
The genomic region above belongs to Qipengyuania spongiae and contains:
- a CDS encoding FtsW/RodA/SpoVE family cell cycle protein — encoded protein: MQPYVPGQRRRPAYVPSQKLSRTARLRIWWREVDRVLLALILVLMVFGAVAVAAGSPASAARLSTTAETLDPLYFFYRHLAWQAVGIATMVGVSMLDRDSARRLGIVLAVIMTFCLFLVPVIGTEVNGARRWLTIGLRFQPSEFVNPGFAVFTAWILSWRVRDSNLPVIALSGIALAIPVFLIMMQPNLGGTILLIATWFVSILLAGAPIKRLGMLAGGGVALLTATYFLYDNARHRIDSFMGGGTAFDQVDLAERTLLAGGLTGSGYGLGIRKMNLPEAHTDYIFSVIGEEFGLIVCGIVVLFYLAIVARVLMKLIDEDDLFALLAGAGLAALFGGQAFINILVNLQLFPSKGMTLPLVSYGGSSTIATCLTVGLLLAITKRNPFLKRETRGLADLIGWQEKRERGETVLRREIFP
- the murG gene encoding undecaprenyldiphospho-muramoylpentapeptide beta-N-acetylglucosaminyltransferase → MSDVQTKAGRHYVLAAGGTGGHLLPAFALATELERRGHHVALITDARGEAIPGKPGFMPSHVLPVGRFTKNPLGWFAAIKAVLQGRSMALRLFDSFEPSAVVGFGGYPSIPAVLAATGRGIPTVLHEQNAVLGRVNRLFAGRVQALATAYPEIDRLKAKHRGKVHLVGNPVRAEVLTLRDEDYPALPEDGVLRVLVTGGSQGARVLSEVVPDGLAMLPPALRQRLQVTQQCRPEDLEAVRQRYRSHDIPAELGTYFENMASRLADAHLFIGRAGASTIAELTAVGRPAILIPLPIATDDHQAANTREIAKAGGARMIRQHAFTAKELAKQIMALSDNPRGLGKAAHAAWNCGRPDAVKDLADLVESFGGAEMMDVIRVGANNARGASQGVAVGQGAARERTQ